A genomic region of Limnohabitans curvus contains the following coding sequences:
- a CDS encoding histone H1-like DNA-binding protein, with protein MATAKKSAVKKAPAKKAVAAKKPAAKKVAAKKPAAKKVAAKKPAAKKVAAKKPAAKKVAAKKPAAKKVAAKKPAVKKAAAKKPAAKKTAAKKVAKKTAAKKPAAKKPAAKKAAKKPAAKKAAKAPAAHAQTTLNPQAAWPFPTASKP; from the coding sequence ATGGCAACTGCAAAAAAATCGGCTGTTAAAAAAGCCCCTGCAAAGAAAGCTGTCGCGGCCAAAAAGCCAGCAGCTAAAAAAGTAGCGGCTAAGAAGCCTGCTGCCAAAAAAGTTGCAGCTAAAAAGCCAGCAGCTAAAAAAGTAGCAGCTAAGAAGCCTGCTGCCAAAAAAGTTGCGGCCAAAAAGCCAGCAGCTAAGAAAGTAGCAGCTAAGAAGCCAGCCGTTAAAAAAGCTGCCGCTAAAAAGCCTGCTGCCAAAAAAACAGCCGCTAAAAAAGTAGCAAAGAAAACAGCTGCTAAAAAGCCTGCTGCCAAAAAACCAGCTGCGAAAAAAGCCGCTAAAAAGCCTGCTGCAAAGAAAGCTGCGAAAGCACCCGCTGCCCACGCACAGACAACGTTAAACCCGCAAGCTGCTTGGCCTTTCCCAACAGCTAGCAAGCCTTAA
- a CDS encoding zinc-ribbon and DUF3426 domain-containing protein, which yields MQITHCPQCETAFKVSPQQLELAKGWVRCGRCSHVFEAALHFETPPDIPVAPLPNAEAPSLFRAAMSPAVVANEVKPSVQAAQADDTDAALPLKWVISAGVLVLALLMQLLVAQRNWLAAEEPALRPLLSAMCACEVTWPREPDAVLIESSSFTENPDGGYIVQLRLKNTQHHAVAMPALELSLTDLQDQVLVRRVFTADELSAKDHVQALRDVRSTLNFDLDDKVSKRITGFRALVFYP from the coding sequence ATGCAAATCACCCACTGCCCCCAATGCGAGACCGCCTTCAAGGTGTCGCCCCAACAGCTTGAGCTGGCCAAAGGGTGGGTGCGGTGTGGTCGTTGTTCGCATGTGTTTGAGGCGGCGCTGCATTTTGAGACGCCGCCAGATATTCCAGTCGCACCGCTGCCCAATGCCGAGGCACCTTCGTTGTTTCGTGCTGCAATGTCACCTGCGGTTGTTGCGAACGAAGTGAAGCCTTCGGTTCAAGCGGCACAAGCTGACGATACAGACGCTGCACTGCCCTTGAAATGGGTCATCAGCGCGGGCGTGTTGGTGCTCGCATTGCTGATGCAGTTGTTGGTGGCACAACGCAATTGGTTGGCTGCCGAAGAACCCGCTTTGCGCCCCCTGCTGTCAGCCATGTGCGCCTGCGAAGTCACTTGGCCCCGTGAGCCCGATGCCGTCCTGATTGAAAGCAGCAGCTTCACCGAAAACCCAGACGGTGGCTATATCGTTCAGTTGCGTTTGAAGAACACGCAACACCATGCTGTGGCCATGCCTGCTTTGGAGTTAAGTCTGACCGACTTGCAAGACCAAGTCTTGGTGCGTCGCGTGTTCACGGCTGACGAGCTGTCGGCCAAAGACCACGTGCAAGCTTTGCGCGATGTGCGTTCAACCCTGAATTTTGATTTGGACGACAAGGTCAGCAAGCGCATCACAGGTTTCCGCGCTCTCGTTTTTTATCCTTAA
- a CDS encoding DUF167 domain-containing protein, translating to MNLPATSYLRLEKTGAVIVDIHVIPNASRTQADGSHDGALRVRLHAPPVDGKANLALIAWLADALGVAKRDIELVRGQTSKRKQLRINAAACVKAEWSALVG from the coding sequence ATGAACCTACCTGCCACCTCTTACCTTCGCTTGGAAAAAACAGGTGCAGTGATCGTGGACATCCACGTCATTCCCAACGCCTCGCGCACACAGGCTGACGGCTCTCACGATGGCGCATTGCGTGTGCGTTTGCATGCGCCCCCCGTAGATGGCAAAGCCAATTTGGCGCTCATCGCCTGGCTCGCAGACGCATTGGGCGTTGCCAAGCGCGATATCGAACTGGTCCGTGGGCAGACTTCCAAACGAAAACAGCTGCGGATCAACGCAGCTGCTTGTGTCAAAGCCGAATGGTCAGCCTTGGTCGGTTAA
- the prmA gene encoding 50S ribosomal protein L11 methyltransferase, with protein sequence MFELRLMCPEDSVEAVCEALDALDALSVSVEDVDAQTDAEQALFGEPGMPPPKEGWKRSRIVALFAEESVAKDASRLLALQDFFAGSEVLGIQPVADQDWVRLTQSQFAPVEITSEFWIVPTWHEPPEQAKKVIRLDPGLAFGTGTHPTTRMCLRWIATHDVANQRVLDYGCGSGILAIGAALHGASTIDAVDIDDAAVTATVLNADANNVRLNAGLPDKATGHYQTVLANILATPLKVLAPLLRSHVAAGGNLVLAGILERQAQELKDAYAPYCTLQVSDSEDGWILMTAHC encoded by the coding sequence ATGTTTGAACTGCGACTGATGTGCCCCGAAGACAGCGTCGAAGCTGTCTGCGAGGCACTGGATGCACTCGACGCTTTGAGTGTGTCCGTCGAAGACGTCGATGCCCAAACCGATGCCGAGCAAGCCTTGTTTGGCGAACCCGGCATGCCGCCCCCCAAAGAAGGTTGGAAGCGCTCGCGCATCGTGGCCTTGTTTGCCGAGGAGTCTGTGGCCAAAGACGCATCGCGGTTGTTGGCCTTGCAAGACTTCTTTGCTGGCAGCGAAGTGTTGGGTATTCAGCCCGTGGCTGACCAAGACTGGGTGCGTTTGACGCAGTCGCAATTTGCGCCTGTGGAAATCACGTCTGAGTTTTGGATTGTTCCCACATGGCATGAGCCACCTGAGCAAGCGAAAAAAGTCATTCGCCTAGACCCCGGTCTGGCATTTGGCACAGGCACGCACCCCACCACACGCATGTGTTTGCGTTGGATTGCCACGCACGATGTGGCCAACCAACGTGTGCTCGATTACGGTTGCGGCTCTGGCATTTTGGCCATTGGTGCGGCTTTGCATGGCGCAAGCACGATTGATGCGGTCGATATTGACGATGCGGCTGTCACGGCCACCGTTCTCAATGCTGACGCGAACAATGTGCGCTTGAATGCGGGCTTGCCTGACAAAGCCACAGGCCATTACCAAACTGTGTTGGCCAACATCTTGGCGACACCGCTCAAAGTGTTGGCACCGCTGCTGCGCAGCCACGTGGCTGCTGGCGGCAACTTGGTGTTGGCGGGCATCCTTGAGCGACAAGCTCAAGAACTCAAAGACGCTTACGCGCCGTATTGCACCTTGCAAGTGAGCGACTCTGAAGACGGCTGGATTTTGATGACCGCCCACTGCTGA
- the accC gene encoding acetyl-CoA carboxylase biotin carboxylase subunit: MFKKILIANRGEIALRIQRACRELGVKAVMVYSEADRDAKYVKLADEAVCIGPAASTLSYLNMPAIIAAAEVTDSEAIHPGYGFLSENADFAERVEKSGFQFIGPTAESIRIMGDKVSAKQSMIKAGVPCVPGSEGELPDDPAAIKRIAKSVGYPVIIKAAGGGGGRGMRVVHTEAALINAVAMTKAEAGTAFGNPAVYMEKYLQNPRHIEIQILADKHKNAVYLGERDCSMQRRHQKVIEEAPAPGIPRKLIEKIGERCAAACKKINYRGAGTFEFLYENGEFYFIEMNTRVQVEHPVTEYITGVDIVKTQIMVAAGLKLPFAQRDIEVRGHSIECRINAEDPFKFIPSPGRITMWHAPGGPGVRVDSHIYTNYYVPPNYDSMIGKIIVHGDTRDEALARMRTALAETLVEGINTNIPLHRELMVDAKFMAGGTNIHYLEEWLAAHKR; this comes from the coding sequence ATGTTTAAAAAAATCCTGATCGCCAACCGTGGCGAAATCGCGCTGCGCATTCAACGCGCCTGCCGCGAGCTGGGTGTCAAAGCGGTGATGGTGTATTCCGAAGCCGACCGCGACGCCAAATACGTCAAGTTGGCCGACGAAGCTGTTTGTATTGGCCCAGCGGCTTCGACGCTGAGCTATCTGAACATGCCTGCCATCATTGCAGCCGCTGAAGTGACGGACTCTGAGGCCATTCATCCTGGCTACGGTTTCTTAAGCGAAAACGCTGACTTTGCGGAGCGCGTTGAAAAAAGCGGCTTCCAGTTCATTGGCCCCACCGCTGAATCTATCCGCATCATGGGCGACAAAGTGTCGGCCAAGCAATCCATGATCAAAGCGGGCGTGCCTTGCGTGCCGGGCTCTGAAGGCGAGTTGCCTGACGATCCTGCCGCGATCAAGCGCATTGCGAAGAGCGTGGGTTACCCCGTCATCATCAAAGCCGCTGGCGGTGGTGGTGGTCGTGGCATGCGCGTGGTGCACACCGAAGCTGCTTTGATTAACGCGGTGGCGATGACCAAAGCCGAAGCGGGCACTGCCTTTGGCAACCCTGCTGTGTACATGGAGAAATACCTCCAAAACCCACGCCACATCGAAATTCAAATCTTGGCTGACAAGCACAAGAACGCGGTGTACTTGGGCGAGCGCGATTGCTCGATGCAACGTCGTCACCAAAAAGTGATTGAAGAAGCACCAGCACCCGGCATTCCACGCAAGTTGATCGAGAAGATCGGTGAGCGTTGCGCGGCGGCTTGTAAAAAGATCAACTACCGCGGTGCCGGCACGTTTGAGTTTTTGTACGAAAACGGCGAGTTCTATTTCATTGAAATGAACACCCGCGTGCAGGTGGAACACCCCGTGACGGAATACATCACTGGCGTGGACATCGTGAAAACACAAATCATGGTGGCCGCAGGTTTGAAGTTGCCTTTCGCGCAGCGCGACATCGAAGTGCGTGGCCACTCGATCGAATGCCGTATCAACGCGGAAGATCCGTTCAAGTTCATCCCATCACCTGGCCGCATCACCATGTGGCATGCCCCTGGCGGCCCCGGTGTGCGCGTGGACTCACACATTTACACCAACTACTACGTGCCGCCAAACTACGACTCGATGATCGGCAAAATCATCGTGCACGGTGACACCCGTGACGAAGCGTTGGCACGCATGCGCACCGCCTTGGCTGAGACATTGGTGGAAGGCATCAACACCAACATCCCTCTGCACCGCGAGTTGATGGTGGACGCCAAGTTCATGGCCGGTGGCACCAACATTCACTACTTGGAAGAGTGGCTCGCTGCTCACAAGCGCTGA
- a CDS encoding PP0621 family protein, with product MKYLVLLLIVLAGIWWIRQQRKPDQPSSKKSGPQVMVPCAHCGTHVPEDDAIRGSHGLYCSAAHRDSHEG from the coding sequence ATGAAGTACCTCGTATTGCTGCTCATCGTCTTGGCTGGCATCTGGTGGATTCGCCAGCAGCGAAAGCCAGACCAACCGTCAAGCAAAAAGTCAGGCCCACAAGTGATGGTGCCCTGCGCCCACTGCGGCACCCATGTGCCAGAAGACGATGCCATTCGTGGCTCGCACGGCCTGTACTGCAGCGCTGCGCACCGCGACAGCCATGAAGGCTGA
- the ampD gene encoding 1,6-anhydro-N-acetylmuramyl-L-alanine amidase AmpD translates to MKAEPMTALWRDGWYRFAKHTPSPNFGPRPANTSIDLVVVHSISLPPGVYGGPEIEALFTNTLDWDAHPYFQHIRGAEVSAHFVIRRDGALIQFVSCDDRAWHAGRSHYQGRDNCNDFSIGIELEGLEGHTFEALQYETLSSVCAAIAQHYTLHHIAGHEHVAPTRKQDPGAGFDWQLLQQSLGWSANSFPTKN, encoded by the coding sequence ATGAAGGCTGAGCCCATGACCGCCCTGTGGCGCGATGGCTGGTATCGCTTTGCCAAGCACACGCCCTCGCCCAACTTTGGACCCCGCCCCGCAAACACCTCGATTGACTTGGTGGTGGTGCACTCCATCAGCCTGCCGCCAGGTGTTTACGGGGGCCCTGAAATTGAAGCGTTGTTCACCAACACGCTGGATTGGGATGCGCATCCCTACTTCCAACACATTCGTGGCGCTGAGGTATCCGCGCACTTTGTGATTCGCCGTGATGGCGCACTCATTCAGTTCGTCAGCTGCGACGACCGCGCGTGGCACGCAGGCCGCTCTCACTACCAAGGGCGTGACAACTGCAATGATTTTTCGATTGGCATTGAACTCGAAGGCTTAGAAGGTCACACCTTTGAAGCCCTTCAGTACGAAACGCTCAGCAGCGTGTGCGCCGCCATCGCACAACATTACACGTTGCATCACATCGCAGGCCATGAACACGTGGCGCCGACGCGCAAACAAGACCCCGGCGCAGGGTTTGATTGGCAACTTTTGCAGCAGTCTTTGGGCTGGTCTGCGAACAGTTTTCCCACGAAAAATTAA
- a CDS encoding ribonucleoside-diphosphate reductase subunit alpha codes for MQTAETSVHASPMGNPSVAHDRAATENPTMLAHYQIIRRNGAVVPFEPAKIAVAMMKAFLAVHGTQGAASASVREMVEALTQAVVRALMRSRPGGGTFHIEDVQDQVELGLMRGGHHEIARAYVLYRERRNQERAHIKEEQTPAAPALHVIDNGQRVALDMHNLQRLINDSCAGLGADVKPDPIMAETMRNLYDGVPMDEVYKAAILATRTLIEKDPDYTYATARLLMHTIAKEVLGKEVLHADMGQHYAEYFPQFIQKGVDNDLLDAAMLQFDLPRLGAALKADRDLKFDYLGLQTLYDRYFLHVRKTRIELPQAFFMRVAMGLSLNEVDREARAIEFYEVLSSFDFMSSTPTLFNSGTLRSQLSSCYLSTVPDHLDGIYELIKENALLSKFAGGLGNDWTRVRALGSHIKGTNGESQGVVPFLKVVNDTAVAVNQGGKRKGAVCTYLETWHLDIEEFLELRKNTGDDRRRTHDMNTANWIPDLFMRRVMEKGEWTLFSPSDVPDLHDLFGAAFETAYVAYEAKAKRGEIKPSKTVQATDMWRKMLTMLFETGHPWITFKDPCNVRSPQQHVGVVHSSNLCTEITLNTSDTETAVCNLGSVNLSQHLKDGPNGKELDHDKLKRTIKVAMRMLDNVIDINYYAVKKARDSNLRHRPVGMGIMAFQDSLYEMRVPYASQAAVEFADRSMEAVCYYAYWASSELAKERGQYASYKGSLWDKGILPIDSLDMLAQARGGYLEVDRSKTMDWDALRAKIAKDGMRNSNCVAIAPTATISNIIGVDASIEPCFGNLSVKSNLSGEFTVINHYLVHDLKRLGLWDDVMVMDLKHFDGSLRAIDRVPQEIKALYATAFEVEATWLVEAASRRQKWIDQAQSLNIYMAGASGKKLDETYKLAWLRGLKTTYYLRTSSAQQVEKSTVQAGSHNAVSSGPAAGGMSALEAAAAAAQAQMNAIPATDIKFCGVDDPTCESCQ; via the coding sequence ATGCAAACAGCTGAGACCTCTGTGCACGCAAGCCCTATGGGTAACCCGTCTGTCGCGCACGACCGCGCAGCCACCGAGAACCCAACCATGTTGGCGCATTACCAAATCATTCGCCGCAACGGCGCTGTGGTGCCATTCGAACCCGCCAAGATTGCCGTCGCCATGATGAAGGCCTTTTTGGCGGTGCACGGCACACAAGGCGCAGCATCGGCAAGCGTTCGCGAAATGGTTGAGGCGCTGACACAAGCGGTGGTCCGCGCGTTGATGCGCTCACGCCCAGGCGGCGGCACTTTCCACATCGAAGACGTGCAAGACCAAGTTGAATTGGGTCTGATGCGTGGCGGTCACCATGAAATTGCCCGTGCTTATGTGTTGTACCGCGAGCGTCGCAACCAAGAACGTGCGCACATCAAAGAAGAGCAAACACCTGCAGCCCCTGCATTGCACGTGATCGACAACGGCCAACGCGTGGCGTTGGACATGCACAACCTGCAGCGTCTGATCAACGACTCATGCGCTGGCTTGGGCGCTGACGTCAAACCCGATCCCATCATGGCGGAAACCATGCGCAACCTGTACGACGGCGTCCCCATGGACGAGGTCTACAAGGCCGCCATCTTGGCCACGCGCACATTGATCGAGAAAGACCCCGACTACACCTACGCCACCGCTCGCTTGTTGATGCACACCATCGCCAAAGAAGTGTTGGGCAAAGAAGTGCTGCACGCCGACATGGGCCAGCACTACGCCGAGTACTTCCCTCAGTTCATCCAAAAAGGCGTGGACAACGACTTGCTCGACGCAGCCATGTTGCAGTTTGACCTGCCACGCTTGGGCGCCGCCCTCAAAGCAGACCGTGACTTGAAGTTTGATTACCTCGGCCTGCAAACTCTGTATGACCGCTACTTCTTGCACGTGCGCAAGACCCGCATCGAATTGCCACAAGCGTTCTTCATGCGCGTGGCCATGGGCCTGTCGTTGAACGAAGTGGACCGCGAAGCTCGCGCCATTGAGTTCTACGAAGTGCTGTCGTCGTTCGACTTCATGTCGAGCACGCCCACCCTTTTCAACAGCGGCACCTTGCGTTCACAGCTCTCCAGCTGCTACTTGTCCACCGTGCCTGACCACTTGGACGGCATTTACGAGTTGATCAAAGAAAACGCCTTGCTGTCCAAATTTGCTGGCGGCTTGGGCAACGACTGGACCCGCGTGCGCGCTTTGGGCAGCCACATCAAGGGCACCAACGGCGAATCACAAGGCGTGGTGCCATTTTTGAAGGTCGTCAACGACACCGCTGTGGCGGTGAACCAAGGCGGCAAGCGCAAAGGCGCTGTGTGTACCTACCTCGAAACATGGCACTTGGACATCGAAGAGTTCTTAGAACTGCGCAAGAACACCGGTGACGACCGTCGCCGCACGCACGACATGAACACCGCCAACTGGATCCCCGACTTGTTCATGCGTCGCGTGATGGAAAAAGGCGAGTGGACCTTGTTCTCGCCTTCTGATGTGCCTGATTTGCACGATTTGTTCGGTGCGGCCTTCGAAACAGCTTACGTGGCCTACGAAGCCAAAGCCAAGCGCGGCGAAATCAAGCCCAGCAAAACCGTGCAAGCCACCGACATGTGGCGCAAGATGCTCACCATGTTGTTTGAAACAGGCCACCCATGGATCACCTTCAAAGACCCATGCAACGTGCGTTCACCCCAACAACACGTGGGCGTGGTGCACTCGTCTAACCTGTGTACCGAGATCACGCTGAACACCAGTGACACCGAAACTGCGGTGTGTAACTTGGGCTCCGTCAACCTGTCTCAACACTTGAAAGACGGCCCTAACGGCAAAGAACTCGACCACGACAAACTCAAGCGCACGATCAAAGTGGCCATGCGCATGCTCGACAACGTGATCGACATCAACTACTACGCGGTCAAAAAAGCGCGCGACTCCAACCTGCGTCACCGCCCTGTGGGCATGGGCATCATGGCCTTCCAAGACAGCTTGTACGAAATGCGCGTGCCTTACGCTTCACAAGCAGCGGTCGAGTTCGCTGACCGCTCCATGGAAGCCGTTTGCTACTACGCTTACTGGGCGTCGTCAGAGTTGGCCAAAGAACGCGGCCAATACGCCAGCTACAAAGGCTCGTTGTGGGACAAAGGCATCTTGCCCATCGACTCACTCGACATGCTGGCCCAAGCACGCGGCGGCTACCTCGAAGTGGACCGCAGCAAGACCATGGATTGGGACGCCCTGCGCGCCAAGATCGCCAAAGACGGCATGCGCAACTCCAACTGCGTGGCCATCGCCCCAACAGCGACCATCTCCAACATCATTGGCGTGGACGCTTCGATCGAGCCTTGTTTTGGCAACTTGTCGGTCAAGTCCAACTTGTCCGGCGAATTCACGGTCATCAACCACTACTTGGTGCATGACTTGAAGCGCCTTGGCTTGTGGGACGACGTGATGGTGATGGACTTGAAACACTTTGACGGCTCTTTGCGCGCCATCGACCGCGTGCCACAAGAAATCAAAGCCTTGTACGCCACCGCATTTGAAGTGGAAGCCACTTGGTTGGTCGAAGCGGCATCGCGTCGCCAAAAGTGGATTGACCAAGCACAGTCGCTCAACATCTACATGGCGGGCGCGTCTGGCAAGAAGCTCGACGAGACCTACAAGCTCGCTTGGTTGCGCGGCTTGAAGACCACGTACTACCTCCGCACATCCAGCGCACAACAAGTTGAAAAATCAACCGTGCAAGCCGGTTCACACAACGCTGTGTCTTCAGGCCCAGCAGCAGGTGGCATGAGCGCGCTCGAAGCAGCCGCCGCTGCAGCGCAAGCGCAGATGAATGCCATCCCCGCCACCGACATTAAATTCTGCGGCGTGGATGACCCCACCTGCGAATCGTGTCAGTGA
- a CDS encoding carbohydrate kinase family protein, with protein MASLICGSLAFDSIMSFEGRFAEQILPDQLHILNVSFLVPALRRDFGGCAGNIAYSLKALGGTPLPMATLGTDAADYLQRLETLGISTEFVRQVSDTYTAQAMIMTDRDNNQITAFHPGAMMQAHITQIEKRSDIKLAIISPDGRDAMVQHAEQLKAADIPFVFDPGQGLPMFDGADLSRFIDQATWVTVNDYEGKMLSDRTGLSHADISRRVQGLIVTLGAEGCEVWVDGEKTLVPPVKAAAVVDPTGCGDAWRGALLFGLEQGWSLAKCAALGNQVGALKIAQRGPQNYSVEGLTIA; from the coding sequence ATGGCATCGCTGATTTGCGGCTCGCTCGCGTTCGACTCCATCATGAGCTTTGAAGGCCGATTTGCTGAGCAAATATTGCCTGACCAACTGCACATCTTGAATGTGTCGTTCTTGGTGCCGGCCTTACGCCGTGACTTTGGTGGCTGCGCGGGCAACATTGCCTACAGTTTGAAAGCTTTGGGCGGCACACCGTTGCCCATGGCCACTTTGGGCACAGATGCTGCCGATTACTTGCAGCGCTTGGAAACTTTGGGCATTTCCACCGAGTTCGTGCGCCAAGTGTCAGACACGTACACCGCACAAGCGATGATCATGACCGACCGTGACAACAACCAAATCACGGCATTCCACCCTGGCGCCATGATGCAAGCGCACATCACGCAGATTGAAAAGCGCTCCGACATCAAGCTGGCCATCATTTCGCCCGATGGCCGTGATGCCATGGTGCAGCACGCTGAGCAGCTCAAAGCCGCAGACATTCCTTTTGTGTTCGATCCAGGCCAAGGCCTGCCCATGTTTGATGGCGCTGATTTGTCGCGCTTCATCGACCAAGCCACTTGGGTCACCGTGAACGACTACGAAGGCAAGATGCTGAGTGACCGCACAGGCTTGAGCCATGCAGACATTTCACGCCGCGTACAAGGCCTGATCGTCACATTGGGTGCCGAAGGCTGTGAAGTGTGGGTCGATGGCGAAAAAACCCTTGTGCCGCCTGTCAAAGCCGCTGCGGTGGTGGACCCCACGGGTTGTGGCGATGCATGGCGCGGTGCGTTGTTGTTTGGCTTGGAGCAAGGTTGGTCACTGGCCAAGTGCGCTGCTTTGGGTAACCAAGTGGGCGCACTCAAAATTGCGCAACGCGGTCCCCAAAACTACTCTGTCGAAGGTTTGACCATTGCGTAA
- a CDS encoding ribonucleotide-diphosphate reductase subunit beta encodes MLTWDEEVKPSSPSPLASGLPNRSMELPPLSATPAMQPVAATRTLNDGATAPVAPAASAAASSTRRVTAADKRIINGQTDVNQLVPFKYKWAWEKYLATCANHWMPQEVNMTRDIALWKDPNGLTDDERRLIMRNLGFFVTADSLAANNIVLGTYRHITAPECRQFLLRQAFEEAIHTHAYQYIVESLGLDEGEIFNAYHEVKSIRDKDEFLIPFIDAIMDPNFHTGTLQTDQTLLKSLIVFACLMEGLFFYVGFTQILALGRQNKMTGAAEQYQYILRDESMHCNFGIDLINQIKLENPQLWTAEFKEEIKALFMQAVELEYRYAEDTMPRGVLGLNASMFKGYLRYIANRRATQIGLEALFPNEENPFPWMSEMIDLKKERNFFETRVIEYQSGGALSWD; translated from the coding sequence ATGCTGACCTGGGACGAAGAAGTCAAGCCCTCATCGCCATCACCTCTTGCAAGCGGTTTACCCAACCGCTCGATGGAACTCCCACCTCTTTCTGCGACACCTGCCATGCAGCCTGTTGCGGCTACCCGCACTTTGAATGATGGTGCAACTGCACCTGTTGCACCTGCGGCTTCAGCTGCAGCCAGTAGCACACGCCGTGTCACCGCAGCGGACAAGCGCATCATCAACGGTCAAACCGACGTCAACCAGTTGGTGCCTTTCAAATACAAATGGGCTTGGGAAAAATACCTCGCCACTTGCGCCAACCACTGGATGCCGCAAGAAGTGAACATGACACGCGACATCGCTTTGTGGAAAGACCCAAATGGTTTGACCGATGACGAGCGCCGTTTGATCATGCGCAACCTCGGCTTCTTCGTGACGGCTGACTCATTGGCTGCCAACAACATCGTGTTGGGCACTTACCGCCACATCACCGCGCCTGAGTGCCGCCAGTTCTTGTTGCGCCAAGCGTTTGAAGAAGCGATTCACACACACGCCTACCAATACATCGTCGAGTCTTTGGGCTTGGACGAAGGCGAGATCTTCAACGCGTACCACGAAGTCAAATCCATCCGCGACAAAGACGAGTTCTTGATTCCGTTCATCGACGCGATCATGGACCCCAACTTCCACACCGGCACACTGCAAACCGACCAAACACTCTTGAAGTCGCTGATCGTGTTCGCTTGCTTGATGGAAGGCTTGTTCTTCTACGTGGGCTTCACGCAAATCTTGGCCTTGGGTCGCCAAAACAAAATGACAGGCGCTGCAGAGCAGTACCAATACATCTTGCGTGATGAGTCCATGCACTGCAACTTTGGCATTGATTTGATCAACCAGATCAAACTCGAAAACCCACAACTGTGGACAGCCGAGTTCAAAGAAGAAATCAAAGCCTTGTTCATGCAAGCCGTTGAACTCGAATACCGTTATGCAGAAGACACCATGCCACGTGGCGTGTTGGGCTTGAACGCATCCATGTTCAAAGGTTACTTGCGCTACATCGCCAACCGCCGCGCCACGCAAATCGGTTTGGAAGCCCTGTTCCCCAATGAAGAAAACCCGTTCCCTTGGATGAGCGAGATGATCGACCTCAAGAAAGAACGTAACTTCTTTGAAACCCGTGTGATCGAGTACCAATCTGGTGGTGCTCTTTCCTGGGATTGA
- a CDS encoding cytochrome C assembly family protein yields MILASDIPLNLWLALPTAAAYALTALIGPRVAANMGHRLLSVPWALHGLGLVFALFAPQDGGLRFGFAPALSVTAWLMLTFYVLEQHWFPQLRTRWTLSIVGAAVVLLAAAFPGTALHTQTSPWLPLHLALGVASYGLFAAAVVHAWLMTRAEKNMRMGADSHVGLPLLTLERLTFRFVTAGFVLLTATLAAGWLFGDSLYGAQAAWRWDHKTVFSMLSWLTFAVLLVGRSRFGWRGRKAVRVLYIGTGLLLLGYAGSRFVLEVVLGRVT; encoded by the coding sequence ATGATTTTAGCCAGCGACATCCCGCTCAACCTTTGGCTCGCACTGCCCACAGCAGCCGCTTACGCATTGACGGCACTCATCGGCCCACGCGTGGCCGCCAACATGGGGCACCGCCTCTTGAGCGTGCCTTGGGCTTTGCATGGTCTGGGGCTGGTATTTGCCTTGTTTGCGCCGCAAGATGGCGGTTTGCGCTTTGGGTTTGCGCCTGCGCTGTCGGTCACAGCTTGGCTGATGCTCACGTTTTATGTGCTGGAACAGCATTGGTTTCCCCAACTGCGCACACGCTGGACGCTGTCGATCGTGGGTGCCGCCGTCGTGTTGCTGGCCGCGGCATTTCCTGGCACGGCGCTGCACACACAAACATCGCCTTGGCTGCCACTGCACTTGGCATTAGGCGTTGCCTCTTACGGCTTGTTTGCCGCCGCCGTGGTGCACGCTTGGTTGATGACGCGAGCTGAAAAGAACATGCGCATGGGCGCTGACTCTCATGTGGGCTTGCCTTTGCTCACGTTGGAACGTTTGACCTTTCGTTTTGTGACGGCTGGTTTTGTGTTGCTGACCGCCACCTTGGCCGCAGGCTGGCTGTTTGGCGATAGCCTGTATGGCGCACAAGCCGCTTGGCGGTGGGACCACAAAACGGTGTTCTCGATGCTGTCGTGGCTCACCTTTGCGGTGCTGCTGGTGGGCCGCAGTCGCTTTGGTTGGCGTGGCCGCAAAGCGGTGCGTGTCCTCTACATCGGCACAGGCCTGTTGCTGCTGGGCTATGCGGGCTCACGCTTTGTGCTGGAAGTGGTTTTGGGGCGCGTGACATGA